From Cecembia calidifontis, one genomic window encodes:
- a CDS encoding UDP-glucuronosyltransferase → MIDFNFRPETYFDGTGPTALLAKLTYPESRWGEEINVYCNVIDGEYHFEAIDFYGNDLMLRHEKSQKPLSLQEMIVLIETMEAKASSSQGNVELTLCGIPEVQSHHYPDLEKYFTEKRKNFGLN, encoded by the coding sequence ATGATAGACTTCAATTTCAGGCCTGAAACCTATTTTGACGGAACAGGGCCTACTGCATTACTGGCCAAATTAACCTATCCTGAAAGCCGATGGGGAGAGGAAATAAATGTTTACTGCAATGTGATTGACGGCGAGTACCATTTCGAAGCCATAGACTTTTATGGGAATGACCTGATGCTCAGGCATGAAAAGTCACAAAAGCCTCTAAGCCTTCAGGAGATGATTGTGTTGATTGAAACCATGGAGGCCAAGGCTTCCAGCTCACAGGGCAATGTAGAACTTACCCTATGTGGGATTCCTGAAGTACAAAGCCACCACTATCCTGATCTGGAAAAATATTTTACTGAAAAAAGAAAAAATTTTGGATTGAATTAA